The Trichoplusia ni isolate ovarian cell line Hi5 chromosome 17, tn1, whole genome shotgun sequence genome includes a region encoding these proteins:
- the LOC113502279 gene encoding uncharacterized protein LOC113502279, whose translation MSATRTRACKSAAWPATCVRARSVARRHSSDSDVLVFFLRFSAIMEWDEETTLKLINLYHIKELLWNPKHLDHKCRPKRFDALNEMANELNTNVTEIERKIKNLTSQYYRERKKTIESKKSGTSADSVHESKWFAFKSLNFLLNKNKPTGTIDTEITATDNNAQHADNDAQHGENDSPQTSNIIPQANKRYKPNPSNEMVSEALNLMRTVSQRTNQKIKDEDDLFGEYIATQLRKFDKTTKAIIKHRINNIFFETETGYRSDMFEASPRPSTSHSHPGYYTMDQCDVNSYYSSSNSAVTNPVSPPLGEPSTSSIEPSLRVSLQESGDIENILSSIESDK comes from the exons ATGTCGGCGACTCGTACCCGCGCGTGCAAGTCGGCGGCATGGCCGGCGACTTGCGTACGCGCACGCTCAGTTGCCCGCCGACACTCCAGCGATAGTGACgtgcttgtgttttttttgcgaTTTTCTGCAATAATGGAATGGGACGAAGAAACCACtctaaagttaataaatttgtatcatATAAAGGAATTATTATGGAATCCAAAACACTTGGATCACAAATGTAGACCTAAACGTTTTGATGCACTAAATGAGATGGCAAAcgaattaaatacaaatgtcaCAGAAATAGAACGGAAGATAAAAAATTTGACGAGCCAATATTatagagaaagaaaaaagacgATTGAATCAAAAAAGTCTGGAACCAGCGCAGATTCTGTTCATGAGAGCAAGTGGTTTGCCTTTAAATCTTTGAATTTCTtgctcaataaaaataaacctactgGAACAATCGATACG gagATAACAGCAACTGACAATAATGCCCAACATGCGGACAATGATGCTCAACATGGGGAAAACGATTCACCTCAAACGTCAAACATCATTCCCCAAGCGAATAAACGTTATAAACCTAATCCAAGTAATGAGATGGTGTCGGaagcattaaatttaatgagaaCAGTCAGTCAACGgacaaatcaaaaaataaaagatgaggACGATTTGTTTGGCGAATATATTGCGACACAACttagaaaatttgataaaacaacaaaggcaataataaaacatcGGATTAACAATATCTTTTTTGAAACCGAAACTGGATATCGTTCAGACATGTTCGAAGCTTCGCCAAGACCTTCTACTTCCCATAGTCATCCAGGATATTATACAATGGATCAATGTGATGTAAATTCCTACTACTCATCATCCAACTCTGCCGTAACAAACCCTGTTTCACCGCCTCTTGGTGAACCTTCAACATCTTCAATTGAACCTTCGTTACGTGTGTCGCTTCAAGAGAGTGGTGATATTGAGAACATATTATCATCTATTGAGTCAGATAAATAG
- the LOC113502276 gene encoding cullin-2: protein MMSLKPRNVDFTETWAHLKETVAGVVGLRAVERSVWNTRFSDVYALCVAHPEPLADRLYDETRNFLEEHVSGLLQRVRGSSSLDNNDHNDGLLTRYVAAWREYSQGVAYLNSLYSYLNLQHVKRQKVSDAEIIYGSAAAASCPEHDARQLEVGELGLEIWERVLVRPLSSALTGRIVSALAAARSSAPDPALASTLREAIHSTVQVRAFRVRAPLQLYQQLVLEPYLSAAAAAHAQLAAELLARGDVAHYTKHALAGLDREVSLGARFLDPSSAESVRVCYERAAVAAHLPALHATVDALVRDAARATEPDAKERRADLRRMYTLLRPLGAAALRPLVDAAHAQAAAEGHALLAAPHNKDEAHTHFVNAMLSLHGKYSKLFAEVFGGAQAFIGALDKACSAVVNARPVAAAASSSGGGAGGAGGGAGGAPGSPPPAGPARAPELLARYCDCLLRKRAGAEADVDDRLAAAIVVFKYVDDKDVFQKYYARALARRLIHQLSASMEQEEAMINRLKAACGYEFTNKLHRMFTDVAVSADLNAKFQQHLRDNDLATNTGFFIQVLQAGAWPLGGAMAPLAPPQQLERPARLFEAFYRASFSGRRLAWLHHLCTGELRTRYTPRLYHVSATTPQCALLLSFETQDVWNARELRDALQLAGDAWTRHLKPLVDIGLLTATGEVCEESNGGSPAADATLALNLSFSCKRTKLRLTCASAPSHAGGSGSGSGAAEGAESAHCDDDRKMYLQAAIVRIMKQRKVLRHTELIQEVVSQARGSFAPSVAMIKKCIEALIDKQYLERAPAALDTYSYLA from the exons ATGATGTCACTGAAGCCGAGGAACGTTGATTTCACGGAGACATGGGCTCACCTCAAGGAAACG GTGGCAGGTGTGGTGGGTTTGCGCGCGGTTGAGCGCTCGGTGTGGAATACTCGCTTTTCCGATGTTTACGCTCTCTGCGTGGCGCACCCCGAGCCGCTCGCCGACCGCCTCTACGATGAGACCAG GAACTTTCTAGAGGAGCACGTGTCTGGCTTGCTGCAGCGTGTGCGCGGATCGTCCTCGCTCGACAATAACGACCACAATGACGGGTTGCTTACCAG ATACGTGGCGGCGTGGCGCGAGTACAGCCAGGGCGTGGCCTACCTCAACAGTCTCTACTCGTATCTCAATCTGCAGCATGTCAAAAGGCAGAAg GTATCGGACGCGGAGATTATCTACGGGTCGGCGGCGGCCGCGAGCTGTCCCGAACACGACGCCAGACAACTTGAG GTCGGGGAGCTTGGTCTGGAGATCTGGGAGCGTGTGTTAGTGCGCCCGCTGTCTTCTGCACTCACAG GCCGCATAGTGTCCGCGCTGGCGGCGGCCCGCAGCTCCGCGCCGGACCCCGCGCTGGCCAGCACGCTGCGCGAGGCCATCCACTCCACCGTGCAGGTGCGGGCCTTCCGCGTCCGGGCGCCGCTGCAGCTGTACCAG CAACTGGTCCTGGAGCCGTACctgtcggcggcggcggctgcgcacgcgcagctggCGGCCGAGCTGCTCGCGCGCGGCGACGTCGCGCACTACACCAAGCACGCGCTCGCGGGGCTCGACAGGGAG GTGTCCCTGGGCGCGCGCTTCCTGGACCCGTCGTCTGCGGAGTCGGTGCGCGTGTGCTACGAGCGCGCGGCCGTGGCGGCGCACCTGCCCGCGCTGCACGCCACCGTGGACGCGCTCGTGCGCGACGCCGCGCGCGCGACGGAGCCTGACGCTAAGGAG CGTCGCGCGGACCTACGCCGCATGTACACTCTGCTACGACCGCTGGGCGCGGCGGCGCTGCGCCCGCTCGTAGACGCTGCCCACGCGCAGGCCGCCGCCGAGGGCCACGCGCTCCTCGCCGCCCCACACAACAAGGACGAG GCTCACACGCACTTCGTGAACGCGATGTTGTCGCTGCACGGCAAGTACAGCAAGCTGTTCGCCGAAGTGTTCGGCGGCGCGCAGGCCTTCATCGGCGCACTCGATAAG GCGTGCAGCGCGGTGGTGAACGCGCGGCCGGTGGCGGCCGCGGCGAGCAGctcgggcgggggcgcggggggcgcgggcgggggcgcggggggcgcgccgGGCTCGCCCCCGCCCGCGGGCCCCGCGCGCGCCCCCGAGCTGCTGGCGCGCTACTGCGACTGCCTGCTGCGCAAGCGCGCCGGCGCCGAGGCCGACGTCGACGACCGTCTGGCAGCCGCCATTGTTGTGTTCAA GTATGTGGACGATAAGGACGTCTTCCAGAAGTACTACGCGCGCGCCCTCGCCAGAAGACTTATACATCAACTGTCAGCTTCTATGGAACAG GAGGAAGCTATGATCAACCGTTTGAAAGCGGCGTGCGGCTACGAGTTCACCAACAAACTCCATCGTATGTTCACCGACGTGGCTGTCTCCGCGGACCTCAATGCCAAGTTCCAACAGCATCTGAGAGACAACGATCTTGCTACTAACACTGGATTCTTCATACAG GTGCTGCAGGCGGGCGCGTGGCCGCTGGGCGGCGCCATGGCCCCGCTGGCGCCGCCGCAGCAGCTGGAGCGGCCGGCGCGCCTGTTCGAGGCCTTCTACCGCGCCTCGTTCAGCGGCCGGCGCCTGGCCTGGCTGCACCACCTGTGCACCGGGGAGCTGCGCACGCGCTACACGCCGCGCCTCTACCACGTCAGCGCCACCACGCCGCAG TGCGCGTTGCTGCTCAGCTTCGAGACTCAGGACGTGTGGAACGCGCGAGAACTGAGGGACGCGCTGCAGCTGGCGGGAGACGCCTGGACCAGGCATCTCAAGCCGCTTGTGGACATCG GTCTACTGACGGCGACGGGTGAGGTTTGCGAGGAGTCTAACGGAGGCTCACCGGCCGCCGACGCAACACTAGCTCTGAACCTCAGCTTCTCCTGCAAGAGAACTAAACTGCGACTCACATGCGCCAGCGCACCCAGTCATGCAG GCGGGTCTGGGTCCGGGTCGGGCGCGGCGGAGGGCGCGGAGAGCGCGCACTGCGACGACGACCGCAAGATGTACCTGCAGGCAGCCATCGTCAGGATCATGAAGCAGAGGAAG GTGTTACGCCACACAGAACTCATCCAGGAAGTAGTGTCCCAGGCCCGCGGGAGCTTCGCCCCTTCCGTGGCAATGATCAAGAAGTGCATCGAAGCCCTCATCGACAAGCAGTACCTCGAGAGAGCCCCCGCAGCCCTAGACACCTACTCCTACCTCGCGTAG
- the LOC113502278 gene encoding protein ALP1-like, producing MDTDADLIIAACGIILAGSLKRKRQCWVRPSLMSRSRYSNSDRIKDLRTDDLIVKRPLHFKTFMSLTFTDFEYLLSIVGPTIVKKNTNYRSAISPTDRLSLTLKYLTTGDSFNSLCDTFKVSPQLISYIIPEVCQAIVDGLSDYVKIPRTSNEWTKVADGYLSRWNVPNCVGSMDGKHIRIECPARSGSDYFNYKMYFSIVLFALVDADYKFLYANVGCQGRISDGGVFANSSLCRMLYNNDLNLPDKKPLPGRIMPVPYFFLGDDAFPLQTNILKPYDGNHAKGSPKRVYNYRMCRGRRVVENVFGQLTKQFKIFNKPIQLNPQKVTIVTLACIHLFNYVKRHGIIQQNEYDTENSRGEINPGDWRREPRENNLFADLPRQDNTHSLEVTRTQSPEVIRTELVQYFLSDVGRLPWQNDQ from the exons ATGGATACTGATGCTGATCTAATAATAGCAGCATGTGGAATAATTTTAGCTGGGTCCCTGAAGAGAAAACGACAGTGTTGGGTTAGACCAAGCTTAATGAGTCGCAGTCGTTACAGTAACAGTGATagaataaaagatttaagaacAGACGATTTGATTGTAAAAAGACCCTTACATTTTAAGACATTTATGTCGTTAACGTTTACCGACTTTGAATATTTACTAAGCATTGTTGGACCcacaatagttaaaaaaaatacaaattacagaaGTGCAATTTCACCAACGGACAGATtatcattaacattaaaatacctgACTACGGGAGATTCATTCAACAGTCTTTGTGACACCTTTAAAGTATCTCCTCAACTTATTTCCTACATTATTCCAGAAGTGTGCCAAGCTATCGTAGATGGACTTTCGGATTATGTGAAG ATTCCACGAACATCAAACGAATGGACAAAAGTTGCAGATGGATATCTGAGTAGATGGAATGTACCTAATTGTGTTGGATCTATGGATGGAAAGCACATTAGAATTGAATGTCCAGCACGAAGTGGAagcgattattttaattataaaatgtatttcagtaTTGTACTGTTTGCATTAGTGGATGCagattataagtttttatacgCTAATGTGGGGTGCCAGGGTCGCATTTCCGATGGTGGTGTATTTGCTAACTCTTCATTATGCAGAATGttatataataatgatttaaatttgcCAGATAAAAAACCTCTACCTGGAAGAATTATGCCAgtaccctatttttttttgggcGACGATGCGTTTCCTTTACaaaccaatattttaaaaccttatgaTGGTAATCATGCGAAAGGGTCTCCCAAGAGAGTGTACAACTATCGCATGTGTCGAGGTCGAAGAGTAGTTGAAAACGTATTTGGAcagttaacaaaacaatttaagatatttaacaaACCCATCCAGCTAAATCCACAAAAAGTTACTATTGTAACATTGGCATGTATTCATTTGTTCAATTATGTAAAACGACATGgtataatacaacaaaatgaATATGATACTGAAAATAGTAGGGGAGAAATCAATCCAGGAGATTGGCGCAGGGAACCacgtgaaaataatttgtttgctGACTTGCCTAGACAAGACAATACACATTCCCTTGAGGTTACAAGGACACAATCTCCTGAGGTTATAAGGACAGAATtggttcaatattttctttccgATGTCGGGAGATTACCATGGCAGAATGATCAATGA